CACGAACGTGGCCCGCGGGTGCAGACTGGGAAGCTGCGCGACGTGAACCGCATCGAAGATGCCCAGGATATTGAGCTTCCCTTCCTGGGAGATGTTCGCGGCGTCGGCGAAGAGCGCAAAGATGACGTTCATGCCCCAAGCTAACCACGCTACCAGCCGTCGGCACGGGCCTTCTAGATTTGATCATGTCCTCCGCACCCCCTTCCGGTTCGCCGGCCGTCGCGCGCCATGGATTCGGCGCCACCGATGCATGGCTGGTCTTCATGGCGGCCATCTGGGGGGTGAACTACAGTGTCGTGAAAGTCGGCCTCCAGTACCTCTCGCCGCTGGCCTTCAATGGCGCACGCATGGTGCTGGCCGCGTTCGTGCTGTTTGCCGTGGCGTTGTTCGTGCGGGACGTGCCGTGGCCATCGCCGCGTCAGCGCTGGCAGCTGCTGCTGATCGGATTGTTGGGGAACGGGCTGTATCAACTGTTCTTCATCTTCGGACTGTCGCGTACGCGAGCCGGTGTCGCGGCACTGATCGTGGCGGCCACGCCGGCGTGGGTGGCCATCATCTCGCGCCTGATGGGACGGGAGCACGTGACCCGCGTGGCCTGGATGGGCATCGGCCTGCAGTTGCTGGGTGTGGTCTGCGTGGTGGGCAGTGCGCGCGGTTTCGAAGGGGGCGGACAGGTGATGCTGGGGGCGGCTCTCATGGCCGCGGGGAGTGTCTGCTGGGCCCTCTTCACCGTGCTGCTGCAGCCGCATACCCGTGATGCGCATCCGCTGCATCTGTCGGCGGTGACGATGGCCAGCGGCGCGCTGATGATCGTGGCCGTGGCATTCCCCGATCTGCTGCGCCTCGATTGGCGCGCCGTACCGCCGACGGGCTGGGCATCGGTGGCGTATGCGGGACTGGGTGCGCTCGTGATCGCCTATCTTCTCTACTACCATGGCGTGCGGGTGCTGGGCCCGACCCGCACGTCGATGTACAGCAATCTGCAACCGGTGATCGCACTGGCCGTGGCCTGGATCATTCTGCACGAACGACCCACTGGCTGGCAGTTGACGGGAGCCGCGTTCATTCTGGGCGGTTTGCTGCTCACGCGGGTATCACGCCGGGCAGTGGGCACACTCACGGACACACCGATGGCGACGAGGCGCGCATAGATGGGTATGGCGGATATGAAGGTCGTGTTGTTCGATATCGATGGGACGTTGCTGCGCACCGACGGTGCGGGACGCCGTGCGCTGGAACGCGCTCTGCAGGAGACGTTCGGCGCCACCGGCAGTCCGGACTATCGGTACGACGGCAAGACGGATCGGCAGATCGTGCGCGAGCAGATGCAGGCCATGGGCGTGGAAAGCGCGCGCATCGCGCACCACATGGATCGCCTGCTGGAAGACTATCTGCAGTATCTGGAAGCCGAGCTGCGTGATCGTCCCGATCAGGCCGTGTTGTGTGCCGGCGTGATGCCGCTGCTCGAACGTCTGCGCTCCCGCGAGGATGTCACGCTGGGGCTGCTCACGGGCAATGTGCGCGCCGGTGCCCAGCAGAAGCTGCGTGCGGTGGGCGTGGACTTCGATCAGTTCATCGTGAATGCTTTCGGCTGCGATCACGAACATCGTCCGGAGCTTCCCGGCATTGCGCGGAAACGCGCCGAGGACATGCTCGGCCGGCCGGTGCAGGGAGAACAGCTCGTCATCATCGGCGACACCCCGGCGGATATTCACTGCGGCCGTTCGATCGGTGTACGGGCCATCGGAGTGGCGACGGGGCACTACTCGGTGGAAGCCCTCGCCGAACATGTACCGGCCGCCGTGTTTGCCACGCTCGAAGACACCGACGCGGTGATCCAGGCGATGCTCGCGTGAGTATTGCCGGTCCGTTTCCCGTGCGGGTGGTCGGGATCGTACGCGGTCGTGAGGTCGACGCGCTCGGCGCCGCATCGCTGGAACCCGATGGGCTGGTGGTCACCTGGCCACCGGCGGCCGCGTGGAAACTCGCTCTCGAGGGCATCGATGGGGTCGCGATCGCTCAGACCACGCTCACCGTGTATCTGCGGGAGCACGATGTGCTCGAACTTTCCGGTGACGGCTCGTTGCGCGCCCTGGGGCACGCGCTCCTGGATCAGGCCTGTCGCGTACCGGAACTGATGCGTGGAGGTCGCACCAGCGGCTGGTCGCTGCCGCTGGGCGGCAATGTCGCATTGCAGAACGCACAGGATCGCTGGTTCGCCCCCCTGCTCGCGGCACGGCGGGCCATGCAGGGCGTGAGTGACCCGGAACGGCAGGTCGCGCTGTTCGATGGCGCGCGGCTGGCCGACGAGATGCTGCGCGGAATCGCCGAGATCGCGGTGATCACGGTACCGGGAGACGGCGCCCAGCAACGGGCGCAGCAGCGCGCACTCGAAGCGGCCATGGAGGAGGAAGCGGAGCCGTTGTTCGAGGCGCTCGAACGTGTGGCACTGGCCGGCGATGCACTCCGTGGGGGGGCCATGGATACGCGCATCGCCGACTGGCGGCGGTGGATCGGCGTGGTACAGGAAACCTTCGGCGCCGCGGATGAAGCCTGGAACGGAACGCGCGAACTGCTGACGGGAGAAGGGGAGTAGACCCCTTCACGATGGTTCACGCACCCGGCGGGGGACGCCGGATGCGGAACTCTCCGTGCGAGCTGCGCTGCAGACCGCGCATCTCTTCCACGATGGCCGCCGCCTCGGTGTTGTTTCCGCTGTGGAGCGCCGCATGCAGCCTGCCCGCCGTGTCGAGGAGCTTCTGGATACCGGCCTTGTAGTCCGCCACGAACTTCGCCTGATCGGCCTCCGGGATCTGCGCCTTCTTTTCCGGCTCGAACCCCAGTGCTTCCTTGGCGTTGGTTTCGAAGATGGCGAGTTGTTCCATCGTGCTGGCGTTCTTGCTCGAATCCGCGATCTGCTGTCCGATGGTCCGGAATGCCGCGTTCATCGCCGTCATCCTCTGGCCGAGCGGCGTCTTCTCTTCGGTTTGCTGAGCGCCGAGCGCACTGGTGGTCAGCGCGAGCGCGAGAATGGAAAGAGTGCCGATGTGTCGGAAACGCTGGAGCATGAAAGAGGGGGTGGGGAGTGTGGATCGGGTTCGCATCGGCAGCCTCATACCGCCGTGTGAAGGTCCGCTGGTGAGGTCACATCGTACAAAAACGTCACGTCTCGGGAAGCGGCACGACACGCACGGCCGTTCCGTAACAGAGCACCTCGGTCACGCCGCTCATGATCTCGGTCGCATCGTAGCGTATACCGATCACGGCGTCGGCGTCGGCCATCTCCGCCTGCAGCAGCATGGTGTCGAACGCCTGCTGGCGCGTGCGCTCCGCCAGTGATGTGAACAACGAGATGTTGCCACCGAAGATCGTTTGCAGACCCGCGCCAAAGGTGCCGACCAGCGACCGTGAACGCACCACGACGCCACGCACCACACCGAGCGACGCCGTGATCCGGTAGCCCGGGAGATCGAACGCCGTGGTGGTCATGTGGTACGGAAAGTCGGCAACCTGCGAATGGACGATGTCCGCCATGTCTCTATTCTACCGCGCATCTGGAAGTTTGCGATTCGCCAAGCACACGTGGCATGCGCCCGTCTGGACGGGCCGCCGGGATGACCTCCCACCGATACGACCCGGCGAGCGGGCGCGGCGGCGAATCGGGGGGCGTGTCATCGCCGGGGCAGGGCGAAGTTGACGAGGGCCGTCAGGTCGGCGCCCGTTCCATCGGCGTCGACCCCCAGTTCCTCTCGGGGCGCACCGGCCCGATTGGCCCAGAACGTCGGATAGCCAAACCACTTCGCACCGGCCGCATCCCAACCCGCAAAGGCCACGAAGAGGATCTCCTCCTTTGGCAGGTGGAGAGTGTCCACGCCCAGCTGGTAGGCACGGGCATCCGGTTTGTACGAACGGATCCGGTCGGTGCTGATGACCGCCTCGAACAGACCGTCGAGTCGGGCGTTCCTGAGACCGTCCGTGAGCATGCCCGTGGTCATGTTCGACAGCAGCGCCAGTCGCAGGCCGGCATCGTGCAAGGTCCGGAGAGCGTTGGCGGCATCCGGCCAGACCTGCAGATTCGACCACGCCGCCATCAACTGCGCCTGCTGGGCCGGAGACATCTTCAACCGCAGCTGGTCCGTGGCGAACACGAGACTGTCATGTGTCGCCTCCAGAAAGTCGACATACCGACCGGCCAGTGCGCGCAACCACTGATATTCGAACTGCCGGACCCGCCAGGCATTCATGAGTGCCTGGCCTTCACCGGGGAACAGCCTCTCGGTCAGCGCGGCGATGGGACGGGGATCGAAGATCGGAAATGCGTCGAAGGCAATGGCCTTGAAGCCGGCCTGCTTGCCTTGCCCGGCCAGGGAGACCGCCGGCAATGCCGTGGCCAGCACGCCGCCTGCCGTCAGTGTCAGAAAATTCCGGCGATCGAGTGTCATGGTCGTCACTCCATGGGTCATCGTGAGGACGGGTTGGACGGTGGGAACACAGAGGAATGCAGTCGGACCCGGCGTTGACACAGTGGGCACGGGCCCCGTAGGATAGCCCCTCCTTCCACGGCGGAGTTCCCATGCTGTTCACCACGGCGCGCGCCCTCGCGACCCCACTCGCTCTGTCGTCGCTGCTGTTCTTCGCGCCGGCCTCTCACGCACAGAGCACCGAACAACGTCCCGACGCGAATACCCGGGCCGTCATCGCCGTCGCGGACTCGGTGCTCGTGGCGCTGTCGAGCGGTGACCGTGCGACCCTCAAGCGGTTGATCCTGGACTCGTCGATCGTGGGCGGCATTGGTGTACGGAACGGCGTCGAACGACACTCGCTGGGGTCCTGGGCACGCTACACGTCACCGGGCCCGGCCGATTTCACGGAGCGGGGATTCGAAGCCACGGCACGCGTGCAGGATCGTGTCGCGCAGGTGTGGATGCCGTATGATCTCTACATCGGCAAGACCTGGTCGCATTGCGGCGTGGACGTGTTCACGTTGATCAGGAGCGAGGGCCGGTGGCGGGTGGCGTCACTCATCTACACGATCGAACAGCCGCCAGCATGTCGGAAACATCCGGCGGGGCCTCCTGATCAGCCGCGCTGGTAGCCGCAATGCATACGCTCGGTCGATCGGTGCGTTCCGAGCGGGATTCTTCGATAGCCGTCAGTGCCCGCAGCCGCAGTCACTGCCACATCCATCCTTCGGCTTGCGGGACGCCACGACGGCCTTCCACACCCGTGAGGCCGAGTAGAACACCGCGCCCGACACGATCAGTACCACGATGATGGTCGACATCCGCGCCTCCTAACCACCGAAGCCGAGTGCCCGGCCGCCGGCGTACACCAGCCATGCTGCGCTGTACGCCAGGGCCAGCATGTAGGCGAACTGAATGCCCGCCCATTTCCAGCCGATCGCTCCACCACCCGCCTCACGCACCGTGATGGCCGTGGTGCTGATGCACATCAACGCGAACACGTAGAACACCATGAGACCCACGGCCACGAGCGACGAATAAACCGGGCGCCCCGTGGCGTCCTTCTCCTGCTGCAGTCGTTCGCTCAGTGCCGCTTCGTCCTCGCTGCCCACGCCGTAGATCGTGCCCATGGTGGACACGAACACCTCACGGGCCGCGAAGCTGGCCGCGATCGACACGCCGATCTTCCAGTCATACCCCAGAGGGCGCACGACGGGTTCGATGCCATGGCCGATGCGTCCCAGAATGGAGTGCTCGAGTTGCTGCTCCTGCTGTATTTCGGGCGCTGCCGTGGGATCGGGTTCGATGCGCGGATACGTGGCCAGCGCCCACAGGACGATGGACAGCGACAGGATGACTGTGCCGGCGCGCTTCACGAACAACGCGCAGCGCTGGTACACCGACACCCCCAGCGACTTGAGGCTGGGCCAGCGATAGGGCGGCAGCTCAAGGATCATCGGTCGCACCGGACCCTTGAGGAGGGTCCGTTTGAACACCGCCGCCATGAGCAGCGCCACCACCGTGCCCAGGAGATACATGCCCAGCATCGTCGCGCCCTGGAGCGTGAGGCCCGGCAGCAGCGCCGTGGCCGGCACGAACGCGCCGATGAGCAACGTGTACACCGGCAGACGCGCCGAACAGCTCATGAGCGGCACCACCATGATCGTGGCCAGCCGGTCCTTGGGATCCTCGATGGTGCGTGTGGCCATGATGCCCGGCACCGCGCACGCATATCCCGACAGCATCGGGATGAAGCTCTTGCCGTGCAGTCCCACCGATCGCATGACCCGATCCATCAGGAACGCGGCGCGGGCCATGTAACCCGAGTGTTCGAGCAGACCGATGAACGTGAAGAGAATCGCGATCTGCGGCAGGAACACCAGCACCGAACCCACACCGGCAAACACCCCGTCCACGACGAGCGACCGCAGGTCGCCTTCGGGCAGCACCGAGCCCACCGCGCTGCCCGCACTCGCGATGAGCGCCTCGATGCCGTCCATGAGCGGGGTCGCCCACGTGAACACCGACTGGAACACCACGGCCATCAGCAGCAGGAACAGGACCGGCCCCCACACCCGGTGCAGCGCGATCCGGTCGATGCGATCGGAGAGGCTGTTCGTGCCCGCATGCGCACGGGTGACGGTGCGATCCACCACCTGTGCGATCCAGGCGTAACGCACCTCCGATTCGAGGCGCGACGGACGGAAACCGGCCTGTTGCACCGCCGCCGTGGCTTCCTTCACCGCACCGGCCAGACCCGGAACTTCCGCGAGATGCGCGTCGGTGCGTTCGACGCCCAGCACCCGCAAGGCTTCCATGGCGGCCGTGCTCCCGGCAAATCCGTTGGCCGTGAGACAGGCTTCCACCGGAGCCAGCGCGGTCTGCACCGGCTCGGGCAGCGTGAAGCGACGCATGGGCGCGGGCAGGGTTGCCGCCGTCAGCAGTGCCTGCTTGAGCGGCTCGATGCCTTCCCCGCGTTTGGCCACCGTGGGCACGATCGGCACCCCCAGCTCATGAATGAGCTCGGGCACGTCGATTTGAATGCCTTCCGTCTGCGCGACATCGAACTGATTGAGGGCGATGACCACCGGCACGCCCAGTTCGAGCACCTGTCCCGTCAGGAACAGATTGCGTTCGAGGTGCACTGCGTCGACGACCACGAGCACGACCTGCGGGGTCCAACGGTCCGCATCGCGACGCTGGAGCACGTCGAGCGCGATCTGCTCATCGGGTGAACCGGCCGACAGCGAGTAGCTGCCCGGCAGATCGAGGACGACGATACGACGTCCGTCGGGGCCTTTGAAGGCGCCTTCGACCCGATCGACCGTGACGCCGGCGAAATTGCCAACGCGCTGCCGGAGTCCGGTCAGCGCATTGAAAAGGGTCGTCTTGCCGGTGTTCGGGTTGCCGATGATGGCAACCCGCAGCTCAGACGCGGGCGGCAAGCTGAACGGTGATGCCGGCTGTCAGAGCCGCGCCGAGCGCCAGACGGGTGCCTCGCACATCGAGCAGCATCGCATCACGTGAGTCGATCACGTTCACGGCCGTTCCCTCGCACAGGCCCAGCGCGCGCAGGCGACAGGCTTCATCGCCACTGCAATCGATATCGACCACCGTCGCGCGGGTGCCGGCACGGCAGGTGTTCAGCGTGCACGTGCCCTGCGCGGGCGCATCGGCGGACTGCAGAGTGGGGAGGGGGAGGGAAAAAGCGGCCACGGTCTTTGTTGAGAATTGTTCTCAAAGGTCTGATTCGCAAGTTATCCGAACTGATCCGGTCTGTGCAATGGGGACACCGGAAATCGCCTATGAAATCAGTCCGGAATCCCGCTGGATCAGAGCGGCTGGCGAATCAGGCCGGCTTCCGGCGCGAGACCATGAGAGTCACGCCGATCAGGGCGATGCCCATGGCGATGACCTGGGCCATGGTCAGTCCGGCGAAGAACCGGTCGTCCTTGGCGCGGAAGAATTCCACGATGAAGCGCTCCACGCCCGCCACCACGCAGTACAGGCCGAACAGCCAGCCTTCCCGGTGCTGGTGTTTCCGGAAGGCCCAGAGGATGGCGAACATGCCGAATCCCATGGCGGTCTCGTACAGCTGCGTGGGGTGCACCGCCACCACTTCGCTGGGGCTCGTACCGGCCGGAAAAGTGATACCGAACTGGTCCGACATCACCGCCACCGTGCTCGGCGGCGCGCCTTCGGGAAACTGCGTGGCCAGGAAACCGTTCCAGGGACGACCGTAATCGTCGCCCACCGCCCAGCAGCCCGTCCGACCCACCGCGTACCCCGCGGCGATCGCGATGCCTGCCACATCGGCGATGCGTAGGAAATCGAGCTTCTTGAAACGGATGACGGCAAAACACAGCGCCACCGCACCCATGAAGCCGCCCCAGAACACGAAGCCGCCCCGGCTCAGAAACGCCCCCGGGTCGCCGGTCAGGATGACGTAGTAGGTCTTGGCCCCGATCAGCGTCCCGAGGAGCGCGGCCATGACCAGATCGGGGATGGCCGCGGCTTCTTTGTCCTGTCCCCGCCGCCACAGCTCGCGCTGGCAAATGATCTGCGAGATGGCAAAAGCCGCCAGCACCGCCAGACCAAAACCGGTGATCTCGAGCGGGCCAAGCTTGAGGGCCGTCGGATGATGAACGATGGGCACGCGTGAGGGTGTGGGACGTGAAGAGAAGCGTGAAGAAAGCGCGAATACAGCTGAATACAGCGTGAATGACGTCTGATGTTATCCCGCGCGGCGAAGCCCGGGGAGCGGCAGCGATGCGGTGGCGGTCAGGTCCGGTGCGCCGAACTCCCCGCGCGCCAACCGAAATATGCCCGCCGCCGCAATCATGGCGGCGTTGTCGGTCGCCAATCGTGGCGTGGGAGCGTGAACCGTACCCTGCCGGCGCTCCATGGCTGCCCGCATCGCGTCCTGTAACGCGCGGTTGCAGGCCACCCCCCCGCCCAGCACCACCCGGGTCCGCCGGAACTGCCGCGCCGCACGAACGGTCTTCTCCACGAGTGTCTCGATCACGGCATCCTGGAAGCCGCGGGCGATACTGGCCCGCTCCGCGTCCAGTGTGCCCGATCGTTCGGCGTTCCGCACGGCGTGCAGCACCGCTGTCTTGAGGCCGCTGAACGAACAGTCGTAGTAGTCGTCGTCGCCCGGTTGGGCCGACTTGCGCAGCATCGGACGGGCAAACCGATGCGGATGTCCGTGCGCGGGCGATGCGGCCGTGGCCGCGAGCTCCTCGATGGGGCGTCCGCCGGGATAGGGCAGACCCAGCAGCTTGGCCACCTTGTCGAACGCTTCGCCCACGGCATCGTCACGCGTCTGTCCGAGCAACGCGTAGTGACCCCATTCGGGCACGTCGAGCAGCAAGGTGTGTCCCCCGCTCACGAGCAGTGCCGTGAATGGCGGCGCCGCATCGGTCTGTTCGAGCATCGTGGCGAAGAGATGGCCTTCGAGATGATGCACCGGCACCAGCGGCTTGCCGTGCGCGAAGGCGAAACTCTTGGCGAAACTCGTGCCCACCAGCAGCGCGCCCACCAGCCCCGGTGCATGCGTCACGGCCACCGCGTCACAGTCGTCCATCGTGACGCCCGCTTCGCGCAGCGCCGCCTCCACGGCCGGCACGATGCCGACGAGATGCTGCCGGCTCGCGATCTCGGGCACCACACCACCGAACAACCGATGCACGTCCTGCGAGAGAATGACACAGGATTCCAGCGTCATCTCCTCCGGCGAACCGGACACCACTGCGGCCGATGTCTCGTCACACGAGGTCTCGATGCCCAGCACGCGACGTGTCG
The window above is part of the Gemmatimonas aurantiaca genome. Proteins encoded here:
- a CDS encoding DMT family transporter, whose product is MSSAPPSGSPAVARHGFGATDAWLVFMAAIWGVNYSVVKVGLQYLSPLAFNGARMVLAAFVLFAVALFVRDVPWPSPRQRWQLLLIGLLGNGLYQLFFIFGLSRTRAGVAALIVAATPAWVAIISRLMGREHVTRVAWMGIGLQLLGVVCVVGSARGFEGGGQVMLGAALMAAGSVCWALFTVLLQPHTRDAHPLHLSAVTMASGALMIVAVAFPDLLRLDWRAVPPTGWASVAYAGLGALVIAYLLYYHGVRVLGPTRTSMYSNLQPVIALAVAWIILHERPTGWQLTGAAFILGGLLLTRVSRRAVGTLTDTPMATRRA
- a CDS encoding haloacid dehalogenase-like hydrolase; this encodes MADMKVVLFDIDGTLLRTDGAGRRALERALQETFGATGSPDYRYDGKTDRQIVREQMQAMGVESARIAHHMDRLLEDYLQYLEAELRDRPDQAVLCAGVMPLLERLRSREDVTLGLLTGNVRAGAQQKLRAVGVDFDQFIVNAFGCDHEHRPELPGIARKRAEDMLGRPVQGEQLVIIGDTPADIHCGRSIGVRAIGVATGHYSVEALAEHVPAAVFATLEDTDAVIQAMLA
- a CDS encoding cytochrome b562; this encodes MLQRFRHIGTLSILALALTTSALGAQQTEEKTPLGQRMTAMNAAFRTIGQQIADSSKNASTMEQLAIFETNAKEALGFEPEKKAQIPEADQAKFVADYKAGIQKLLDTAGRLHAALHSGNNTEAAAIVEEMRGLQRSSHGEFRIRRPPPGA
- a CDS encoding heavy metal-binding domain-containing protein translates to MADIVHSQVADFPYHMTTTAFDLPGYRITASLGVVRGVVVRSRSLVGTFGAGLQTIFGGNISLFTSLAERTRQQAFDTMLLQAEMADADAVIGIRYDATEIMSGVTEVLCYGTAVRVVPLPET
- a CDS encoding haloacid dehalogenase type II, giving the protein MTHGVTTMTLDRRNFLTLTAGGVLATALPAVSLAGQGKQAGFKAIAFDAFPIFDPRPIAALTERLFPGEGQALMNAWRVRQFEYQWLRALAGRYVDFLEATHDSLVFATDQLRLKMSPAQQAQLMAAWSNLQVWPDAANALRTLHDAGLRLALLSNMTTGMLTDGLRNARLDGLFEAVISTDRIRSYKPDARAYQLGVDTLHLPKEEILFVAFAGWDAAGAKWFGYPTFWANRAGAPREELGVDADGTGADLTALVNFALPRR
- a CDS encoding FeoB-associated Cys-rich membrane protein; translated protein: MSTIIVVLIVSGAVFYSASRVWKAVVASRKPKDGCGSDCGCGH
- the feoB gene encoding ferrous iron transport protein B — encoded protein: MPPASELRVAIIGNPNTGKTTLFNALTGLRQRVGNFAGVTVDRVEGAFKGPDGRRIVVLDLPGSYSLSAGSPDEQIALDVLQRRDADRWTPQVVLVVVDAVHLERNLFLTGQVLELGVPVVIALNQFDVAQTEGIQIDVPELIHELGVPIVPTVAKRGEGIEPLKQALLTAATLPAPMRRFTLPEPVQTALAPVEACLTANGFAGSTAAMEALRVLGVERTDAHLAEVPGLAGAVKEATAAVQQAGFRPSRLESEVRYAWIAQVVDRTVTRAHAGTNSLSDRIDRIALHRVWGPVLFLLLMAVVFQSVFTWATPLMDGIEALIASAGSAVGSVLPEGDLRSLVVDGVFAGVGSVLVFLPQIAILFTFIGLLEHSGYMARAAFLMDRVMRSVGLHGKSFIPMLSGYACAVPGIMATRTIEDPKDRLATIMVVPLMSCSARLPVYTLLIGAFVPATALLPGLTLQGATMLGMYLLGTVVALLMAAVFKRTLLKGPVRPMILELPPYRWPSLKSLGVSVYQRCALFVKRAGTVILSLSIVLWALATYPRIEPDPTAAPEIQQEQQLEHSILGRIGHGIEPVVRPLGYDWKIGVSIAASFAAREVFVSTMGTIYGVGSEDEAALSERLQQEKDATGRPVYSSLVAVGLMVFYVFALMCISTTAITVREAGGGAIGWKWAGIQFAYMLALAYSAAWLVYAGGRALGFGG
- a CDS encoding FeoA family protein; translation: MAAFSLPLPTLQSADAPAQGTCTLNTCRAGTRATVVDIDCSGDEACRLRALGLCEGTAVNVIDSRDAMLLDVRGTRLALGAALTAGITVQLAARV
- a CDS encoding prolipoprotein diacylglyceryl transferase family protein; this translates as MPIVHHPTALKLGPLEITGFGLAVLAAFAISQIICQRELWRRGQDKEAAAIPDLVMAALLGTLIGAKTYYVILTGDPGAFLSRGGFVFWGGFMGAVALCFAVIRFKKLDFLRIADVAGIAIAAGYAVGRTGCWAVGDDYGRPWNGFLATQFPEGAPPSTVAVMSDQFGITFPAGTSPSEVVAVHPTQLYETAMGFGMFAILWAFRKHQHREGWLFGLYCVVAGVERFIVEFFRAKDDRFFAGLTMAQVIAMGIALIGVTLMVSRRKPA
- the tsaD gene encoding tRNA (adenosine(37)-N6)-threonylcarbamoyltransferase complex transferase subunit TsaD; translation: MHRMTQGATRRVLGIETSCDETSAAVVSGSPEEMTLESCVILSQDVHRLFGGVVPEIASRQHLVGIVPAVEAALREAGVTMDDCDAVAVTHAPGLVGALLVGTSFAKSFAFAHGKPLVPVHHLEGHLFATMLEQTDAAPPFTALLVSGGHTLLLDVPEWGHYALLGQTRDDAVGEAFDKVAKLLGLPYPGGRPIEELAATAASPAHGHPHRFARPMLRKSAQPGDDDYYDCSFSGLKTAVLHAVRNAERSGTLDAERASIARGFQDAVIETLVEKTVRAARQFRRTRVVLGGGVACNRALQDAMRAAMERRQGTVHAPTPRLATDNAAMIAAAGIFRLARGEFGAPDLTATASLPLPGLRRAG